In a single window of the Nodularia spumigena CCY9414 genome:
- a CDS encoding argininosuccinate synthase gives MGRAKKVVLAYSGGVDTSVCIPYLKNEWGVEEVITLAADLGQGDELEPIREKALKSGASESLVVDVKDSFVKDYAFAAIQANALYENRYPLGTALARPLIAKILVEAADKYGADAIAHGCTGKGNDQVRFDVACAALNPNLKILAPAREWGMSREETIAYGEQCGIPSPVKKSSPYSIDKNLLGRSIEAGVLEDPAVEPLEEIYEMTKAIADTPNEPEYIEIGFTRGIPTTLNGTPKNPVELIEQLNQVVGNHGIGRIDMIENRLVGIKSREIYESPAMLVLIQAHRDLESLTLTADVSHYKRGIEETYTQIVYNGLWYSPLKSALDAFIQKTQERVLGTVRVKLFKGNATVVGRWSDHSLYSPDLATYGSEDQFDHKAAEGFIYVWGLPTRIWAQQGRS, from the coding sequence ATGGGTCGCGCTAAAAAGGTTGTCTTGGCATATTCTGGGGGGGTGGATACCTCTGTTTGTATTCCCTACCTGAAAAATGAGTGGGGTGTAGAAGAGGTGATTACCCTCGCAGCAGATTTAGGTCAGGGAGATGAATTAGAGCCAATCCGAGAAAAAGCGCTGAAATCGGGTGCGAGTGAGTCTTTAGTGGTTGACGTTAAAGACAGTTTTGTGAAAGATTATGCTTTTGCGGCGATTCAAGCAAATGCTCTTTATGAAAATCGCTATCCTTTGGGGACAGCTTTGGCTCGTCCGTTAATTGCTAAGATATTAGTAGAAGCTGCTGATAAATATGGTGCTGATGCGATCGCTCACGGTTGCACAGGTAAGGGTAATGATCAGGTTCGCTTTGATGTGGCTTGTGCTGCTCTTAATCCCAATTTGAAGATACTTGCACCGGCGAGAGAATGGGGGATGAGTCGTGAGGAAACTATCGCTTATGGTGAGCAATGTGGTATCCCTTCCCCAGTGAAAAAATCTTCTCCCTACAGTATTGATAAAAATTTACTTGGTCGTAGTATTGAAGCTGGTGTACTGGAAGATCCAGCCGTTGAGCCACTAGAAGAAATCTATGAAATGACTAAGGCGATCGCTGATACGCCTAATGAACCAGAGTACATTGAAATTGGTTTTACACGCGGTATTCCTACCACCCTCAACGGTACACCTAAAAACCCCGTGGAGCTAATTGAACAACTCAATCAGGTGGTGGGAAATCACGGGATTGGGCGGATCGACATGATTGAAAACCGCTTAGTAGGGATAAAATCTAGGGAAATCTACGAATCACCCGCTATGTTAGTGCTAATTCAGGCACACCGAGATTTAGAAAGCCTGACTTTGACAGCAGATGTTAGTCACTACAAACGAGGTATTGAAGAGACTTACACCCAAATTGTTTATAACGGTCTGTGGTACAGTCCACTCAAAAGCGCACTAGATGCTTTTATTCAAAAGACACAAGAACGTGTTTTGGGAACTGTCCGAGTAAAACTTTTTAAAGGTAACGCTACTGTGGTTGGGCGTTGGAGTGACCATTCTCTCTATAGCCCAGATTTGGCAACTTATGGTTCTGAAGACCAATTTGACCACAAAGCTGCTGAAGGCTTTATTTACGTTTGGGGTTTACCCACTCGCATTTGGGCGCAGCAAGGTAGAAGTTAG
- a CDS encoding carboxypeptidase-like regulatory domain-containing protein — protein sequence MLKMKLQPNFWSFRAKQLRRFVSGLLVMATAIAAIAIQQPAMGLWNPPQGDSIIYGQLADTHRWNGLPAEDLVENAKVTINTLPPQSTRTDEHGNFWFKNLPEADYLLKVKLPYDKKEYSFRTEVHGKTGTFLDVAMDEEHNLKEIDY from the coding sequence ATGTTGAAAATGAAACTTCAGCCGAATTTTTGGAGCTTCCGCGCCAAACAACTGCGACGATTCGTGAGTGGCTTGTTAGTCATGGCTACTGCGATCGCCGCGATCGCCATTCAGCAACCTGCTATGGGTTTGTGGAACCCACCCCAAGGCGACAGCATAATTTACGGTCAACTCGCTGATACTCATCGCTGGAACGGTCTCCCAGCAGAAGATTTGGTAGAAAATGCCAAAGTTACCATCAATACCTTGCCACCCCAAAGTACTCGTACTGATGAACATGGTAACTTCTGGTTCAAGAACTTACCAGAGGCTGACTATCTCCTCAAGGTGAAGTTGCCTTACGACAAAAAAGAGTACAGCTTTAGAACTGAGGTTCATGGCAAAACCGGTACATTCTTAGATGTGGCAATGGATGAGGAACACAACCTCAAGGAAATCGATTACTAA
- a CDS encoding alkaline phosphatase: protein MKDISGFGSVRTRLQAAGMVLVLVLSCWLGTTVPAYAQPFNNLQDEVRIWPTNNSTLLVDQRFDLRVESTFPAESGQEPTLTSLRINGVDFTNTFREGINEQLQLPGGELEIGKPTNAGLFGQTLRNYSFENPGTYTVEATVNIGGRSVFARNTYKVQRFQRSGDLSRIIFYVGDGMGVPLRTAARIMEYGVKDGQPAGYMQIEQMPELGLMSTHSLDSIIPDSANTAAAWASGVKTINNAMNAVPDNTPSNPFDNPRVETLPQYMKRKFNWGIGLVTTAFTTDATPGSFGTNIVNRGQNPAIAQSYFDFFSDDGYVLPATGYQGWKKLAQPVDVILGPGARNYVPQSRRDEFKDTASRPDGKDLTEVASELGYSIVKNLNELNSAPNNRPMLGLFLGDFREGSALGASNIPSELDLLISRGLAKIEGRGANELNPPIPSEFASIPTLAEMHQKAIAVLDQLHPEGWILLVESSQSDKLAHPLDTDRTIYEVLALDKAVKGGREYAQRSGNTLLIVTSDHAQGQTIGGTVDSVGIREGRIDLRDAMRSFGGAGFTNYVDADRNGFPDDATPSRKLAIGVSARPVFRTDFLTDDINRAPAVGGDGTQVNPARDPEGLLLTADLQRATTVANHTADDVAIAAEGPGSTLFNGTIDNIQVFQRMAAAISGVRDRNALSQLLTETRPDPQRPQRPVRPEPPVRPVRPFR, encoded by the coding sequence ATGAAAGATATTTCCGGATTCGGGTCTGTTAGGACTCGATTGCAAGCAGCAGGAATGGTACTGGTATTGGTGCTATCTTGCTGGTTAGGAACAACAGTTCCAGCTTACGCCCAACCCTTTAATAATCTGCAAGACGAAGTGAGAATTTGGCCTACCAATAATTCCACTCTCTTGGTAGACCAACGTTTTGATTTACGGGTAGAAAGCACATTCCCTGCCGAATCTGGTCAGGAACCTACCTTAACTTCTCTGAGAATCAATGGAGTAGACTTTACCAATACTTTTAGAGAAGGTATTAACGAACAGTTGCAACTACCCGGTGGTGAACTGGAAATTGGTAAGCCAACCAATGCAGGACTATTTGGTCAAACACTGCGGAACTATTCATTTGAAAATCCTGGTACTTACACCGTAGAAGCCACAGTCAACATTGGTGGTAGAAGCGTTTTTGCTCGCAATACCTACAAAGTACAGCGTTTCCAACGCTCCGGCGACCTCAGTCGGATTATTTTCTACGTCGGTGATGGTATGGGGGTTCCCCTGCGGACTGCGGCCCGCATTATGGAATATGGTGTAAAAGATGGTCAACCTGCTGGCTATATGCAAATTGAGCAAATGCCAGAATTGGGTTTAATGTCTACCCATTCATTGGATAGCATTATTCCTGACTCTGCTAACACTGCTGCGGCTTGGGCTTCTGGCGTTAAAACCATTAACAACGCCATGAACGCTGTCCCAGACAACACTCCGAGTAATCCCTTCGACAATCCTCGCGTTGAAACTCTACCTCAGTACATGAAGCGGAAATTTAACTGGGGTATTGGTTTAGTTACCACTGCGTTCACTACCGATGCAACACCGGGATCATTTGGGACTAATATTGTTAACCGTGGTCAAAATCCCGCGATCGCACAGTCTTATTTCGACTTTTTTAGTGATGATGGCTATGTTCTACCCGCCACTGGCTACCAAGGTTGGAAGAAATTAGCCCAACCAGTTGATGTGATTTTAGGACCTGGCGCACGGAACTATGTACCCCAAAGCCGGAGGGATGAATTTAAAGACACTGCATCTCGTCCTGATGGCAAAGATTTAACTGAAGTCGCATCAGAACTAGGCTACAGCATTGTTAAAAACTTAAACGAGTTAAACAGCGCTCCTAACAACCGTCCGATGTTAGGCCTATTTTTAGGAGACTTCCGTGAAGGTTCAGCTTTAGGAGCTTCAAATATTCCTTCAGAACTAGACCTATTAATCTCTAGAGGTTTAGCCAAAATTGAAGGACGCGGAGCTAATGAACTTAATCCTCCTATTCCTTCAGAATTTGCCAGCATTCCCACATTGGCAGAAATGCACCAAAAGGCGATCGCAGTTTTAGATCAACTGCATCCTGAAGGTTGGATCTTACTGGTAGAATCTTCTCAAAGTGACAAGTTAGCTCATCCTCTGGATACTGACCGGACAATATATGAAGTCTTGGCACTTGATAAAGCAGTTAAAGGCGGACGCGAATATGCTCAACGCTCAGGTAACACTCTGTTAATCGTCACCTCTGACCATGCCCAAGGTCAAACCATTGGTGGTACTGTAGACAGCGTTGGTATCCGTGAAGGTCGAATTGATCTCAGAGATGCTATGCGTTCCTTCGGTGGTGCTGGCTTTACCAATTACGTTGATGCTGATCGTAATGGTTTCCCCGATGATGCAACTCCTTCTAGAAAATTAGCCATCGGTGTTTCGGCTCGCCCAGTCTTCCGTACTGACTTTTTAACTGATGACATTAACCGAGCGCCAGCTGTAGGTGGTGATGGGACTCAAGTCAATCCAGCCCGTGATCCAGAAGGACTGCTGTTAACTGCTGACTTGCAACGTGCGACTACAGTTGCTAACCACACTGCTGATGACGTAGCGATCGCAGCTGAAGGGCCAGGTAGCACCTTATTCAACGGTACGATTGATAACATTCAAGTATTCCAACGCATGGCGGCCGCGATTTCTGGTGTACGCGATCGCAACGCCTTATCTCAGTTGTTGACCGAAACCAGACCAGATCCCCAACGTCCACAGCGTCCAGTTCGTCCTGAACCTCCAGTGCGTCCAGTGCGTCCATTTCGCTAA
- a CDS encoding cation diffusion facilitator family transporter, translated as MFSLQWCECDCTDDPEIILQSQQKTKILWLAAGLLTCFFVVEWTVGLWSQSLSLQADAGHMFSDIAALVISLFSTYLAQQPAKGKATFGNQRVEVLAALLNGLSLLAIATFITWEAIQRWQHPGVILGLPMLVVAVMGLIVNLLNISLLHPHSHNDLNLQGALLHIIADTASSVGVIIAAVMIHLWDWWWADVAISLVVATFTGVSALPLVQESIKIFLEYAPKSIDPVEVEKLIKSFAGVVQVEKLHIWTISSNKVMLCANVIVECATNQERDRLINKLQIHLQENFKIAETTLQLTSPPKSAKLPLHPLFNQDLSLMLAANKSN; from the coding sequence ATGTTTTCACTTCAATGGTGTGAATGTGACTGTACAGATGATCCAGAAATAATACTGCAAAGTCAGCAAAAAACCAAGATTTTATGGTTAGCAGCAGGCTTACTTACTTGTTTTTTTGTGGTTGAATGGACTGTGGGTTTGTGGAGTCAAAGTTTATCTTTACAGGCTGATGCTGGACATATGTTTTCTGATATTGCCGCTTTGGTAATATCTTTATTTTCTACTTATTTAGCACAGCAACCAGCCAAAGGTAAGGCAACATTTGGAAATCAACGCGTTGAAGTTTTAGCTGCTTTGTTAAATGGCTTAAGTTTGCTAGCGATCGCTACTTTTATAACTTGGGAGGCAATTCAACGCTGGCAACACCCAGGGGTGATTTTAGGCTTACCAATGTTGGTAGTTGCCGTCATGGGTTTAATTGTCAATTTGCTTAATATCAGCTTGTTACATCCCCACTCTCATAATGATTTGAATTTGCAGGGAGCGTTGTTACATATTATCGCTGATACTGCTAGTTCTGTGGGAGTAATTATTGCGGCTGTGATGATTCATTTGTGGGATTGGTGGTGGGCTGATGTGGCGATTAGTTTGGTAGTGGCAACTTTCACGGGTGTGAGTGCATTGCCTTTAGTCCAAGAAAGCATCAAGATTTTTTTGGAATATGCACCTAAATCTATTGACCCTGTGGAAGTGGAAAAATTAATCAAATCTTTTGCCGGCGTTGTGCAAGTAGAAAAACTACATATTTGGACAATTAGCAGTAATAAAGTCATGCTGTGTGCCAACGTAATTGTAGAATGTGCCACAAATCAAGAGCGCGATCGCCTCATCAATAAATTGCAAATTCACCTCCAAGAAAATTTTAAAATTGCGGAAACAACTTTGCAATTAACTAGCCCACCAAAGTCGGCAAAACTTCCCCTACATCCGTTGTTTAACCAAGATTTATCACTGATGTTAGCGGCTAATAAATCTAATTAA
- a CDS encoding PhoX family protein: MKGHLHPKNNVTINPSGNESILDVIGRVSMKRRRFITTTAAATAATVFSDIAISGFLQTVEAAPVPAGLGFGGIGFESIQPNLLNEATGLLEKDLVTVPKGYTARVLVAWGDPIMPGAPDWLPDASQDAAAQEKQFGMNTDGMHFFPLPGSGYLNRTKGLPVPVEGRAYNNRGLLCVNHEYTQEIFLHPTGNTSDAEMTIEKARKTQAAHGVSVVEISKFGWSGLFSIDRSGKSWSVDRNSRYGRRITGNTEMRVSGPAAGDALMKSKKFSIQPNGSFEIGINDGYTAYGTLNNCAHGITPWGTYLTAEENFQGYFANRTFSNDQADDVNNDVLANLGLEGKKADIVNGQRRYGIPTSSGYRWPVVDPRFDAFDNPLEPHLFGWMVEIDPYDPNSKPVKRTSLGRIRHESAQYVVDDNNRLAYYTGDDNVNEYIYKFVCSRQYNPNVRSANRDLLDHGTLYVAKFNDDGTGNWLPLVYGQGGLTPANGFNSQAEVLIKTRQAADRVGATMMDRPEWIAERPRIGGFNEVEVYCALTNNSRRGTTPSSVNNPDGTTPGGSSRPPVDAANPRESNIYGHIIRWRETGRSVASTTFSWDIYVLCGDRQDNDPNRKGNINGDHDFVAPDGLWFDYYGRLWIQTDQSGTGTGTLRNIGSNSMVCANPNDPREIKLFLSSPTDCEVTGVITTPDHKTMFINIQHPGSRGSVANPTSRSNWPHSQGYGPQGRPRSATVVITRDDGGIIGE, translated from the coding sequence ATGAAAGGTCATCTTCACCCCAAAAATAACGTAACTATTAACCCATCCGGTAACGAGTCAATCCTTGACGTGATTGGACGCGTCAGCATGAAGCGCAGACGTTTCATCACGACAACGGCGGCAGCTACTGCGGCAACTGTGTTTAGTGATATTGCCATCAGTGGTTTTCTCCAAACTGTAGAAGCAGCACCAGTTCCAGCCGGACTTGGTTTTGGTGGTATTGGTTTCGAGAGCATTCAGCCAAATCTGCTCAACGAAGCAACAGGACTATTAGAGAAGGATCTTGTCACCGTTCCCAAAGGTTACACAGCCAGAGTCTTAGTTGCTTGGGGTGATCCGATTATGCCTGGTGCGCCAGACTGGTTACCAGATGCTTCTCAGGATGCGGCGGCACAAGAAAAGCAATTTGGGATGAATACTGATGGGATGCACTTCTTCCCTTTACCAGGAAGCGGCTATCTCAACCGGACAAAAGGTTTGCCAGTACCTGTAGAAGGACGCGCATATAACAATCGGGGGCTGCTGTGCGTTAACCACGAATATACCCAAGAAATCTTCCTTCATCCCACTGGGAACACAAGTGATGCCGAAATGACAATTGAGAAAGCCAGGAAAACTCAAGCTGCTCATGGTGTATCTGTTGTAGAGATATCCAAATTCGGGTGGAGCGGATTATTTTCAATAGACAGATCTGGTAAGAGCTGGAGTGTTGACCGCAATTCTCGTTATGGTCGCCGGATCACTGGTAACACAGAGATGCGAGTTTCTGGGCCAGCTGCGGGTGATGCGTTGATGAAATCCAAGAAATTCTCCATTCAACCTAATGGATCATTTGAAATTGGTATCAACGATGGCTACACAGCTTATGGTACGTTAAACAATTGCGCCCACGGCATAACACCTTGGGGTACTTACCTGACTGCTGAAGAAAACTTCCAAGGTTATTTTGCCAACCGGACATTTAGTAACGACCAAGCTGACGATGTAAATAACGATGTCCTGGCAAATCTAGGTCTGGAAGGGAAAAAGGCTGATATCGTCAATGGACAAAGACGCTACGGTATCCCCACATCATCCGGTTATCGCTGGCCTGTGGTTGATCCACGCTTTGATGCTTTTGACAATCCCCTAGAACCTCATTTGTTTGGTTGGATGGTCGAAATTGACCCTTATGATCCCAACAGCAAACCAGTCAAGCGTACTTCTCTAGGTCGCATCAGACACGAGAGCGCTCAATATGTTGTCGATGATAACAACCGTCTGGCTTACTATACAGGTGACGACAACGTAAACGAGTATATCTATAAGTTCGTTTGCTCTAGACAATATAATCCCAATGTTCGTAGTGCCAACCGTGACCTGCTTGACCACGGTACGCTGTACGTTGCTAAATTCAACGATGATGGTACTGGCAATTGGCTTCCTTTAGTCTACGGTCAGGGCGGACTAACTCCAGCTAACGGATTTAATAGCCAAGCTGAAGTTCTGATTAAAACCAGACAAGCTGCCGATAGAGTTGGCGCAACCATGATGGACCGCCCAGAGTGGATTGCTGAACGTCCCCGCATTGGTGGATTCAATGAAGTTGAAGTTTACTGTGCGTTGACCAACAACTCTCGTCGCGGAACAACTCCGTCCTCCGTTAATAACCCAGATGGTACAACCCCTGGAGGTAGTTCACGTCCTCCAGTTGATGCTGCTAACCCCAGAGAAAGCAACATTTACGGTCACATCATTCGTTGGCGTGAAACGGGACGCAGCGTTGCATCTACCACCTTCAGTTGGGATATTTATGTTTTGTGTGGCGACAGACAAGACAACGACCCGAATCGTAAAGGCAACATCAATGGCGACCACGACTTCGTTGCACCAGATGGTCTTTGGTTCGACTACTACGGTCGTCTCTGGATTCAAACTGACCAATCAGGTACTGGTACAGGTACTTTAAGAAACATTGGCAGTAACTCGATGGTTTGTGCCAACCCTAATGATCCTAGAGAAATTAAACTTTTCCTCAGCAGCCCCACAGACTGTGAAGTAACTGGTGTGATTACTACACCTGATCACAAAACCATGTTCATCAACATTCAGCATCCAGGTTCTCGCGGAAGTGTTGCTAATCCCACCAGCAGAAGTAACTGGCCACACAGCCAAGGTTATGGCCCCCAAGGTCGCCCCCGTTCGGCAACTGTGGTCATTACCCGTGATGACGGTGGCATTATTGGTGAATAA
- a CDS encoding glycosyltransferase family 2 protein codes for MCNTVVGETVFFSVVIPTYNRQPILEKCLRALEVQELSRSSSVTDYEIVLVDDGSTDGTLEWLAAHKAEFPHVRCFEQDHAGPAAARNLGVEKALGDTIIFIDSDLVVLKNFLQAHADALVQGGEKLGSDRFFTYGAVINTCNFAQPTAEPYKITDFSAAFFATGNVAIPKHWLEKAGLFDNSFQLYGWEDLELGVRLKKLGLQLIKCPAAVGYHWHPPFNLEQIPRLIDQEIQRGRMGVLFYQKHSTWEVRMMIQMTWFHRLLWGILSLNGTLNERTMAPFLRWLIKLGKPQLALEVARIFLNWYNVKGVYAAYAEANKYQQT; via the coding sequence ATGTGTAATACTGTTGTGGGTGAGACTGTGTTTTTTAGCGTTGTTATACCGACTTATAATCGCCAGCCGATTTTAGAAAAGTGCCTCCGCGCGTTGGAGGTGCAGGAATTGAGTCGATCAAGTTCCGTAACTGATTACGAAATTGTCTTGGTAGATGATGGTTCTACTGATGGCACATTAGAATGGTTAGCAGCACACAAAGCAGAATTTCCCCATGTGCGTTGTTTTGAGCAAGACCACGCCGGGCCGGCTGCGGCTCGTAATTTGGGGGTGGAAAAGGCACTGGGAGACACAATTATCTTTATTGATAGTGATTTGGTGGTGCTGAAGAACTTTCTGCAAGCTCATGCAGATGCGCTGGTGCAGGGAGGGGAAAAATTAGGGAGCGATCGCTTTTTTACTTACGGTGCAGTAATTAATACTTGTAATTTCGCGCAACCCACCGCCGAACCCTATAAAATTACGGATTTTTCCGCAGCTTTCTTTGCCACGGGTAACGTAGCCATTCCCAAACATTGGTTAGAGAAAGCTGGACTTTTTGATAATAGCTTTCAACTCTATGGTTGGGAAGATTTAGAATTAGGTGTCAGACTCAAAAAACTGGGACTACAACTGATTAAATGTCCAGCAGCAGTTGGCTATCACTGGCATCCACCATTTAATTTAGAGCAAATTCCCCGTTTGATTGACCAAGAAATTCAACGCGGACGCATGGGAGTTTTATTTTATCAAAAGCATTCCACTTGGGAAGTGCGAATGATGATTCAAATGACTTGGTTTCATCGTTTACTTTGGGGCATTCTCTCACTCAATGGCACACTGAACGAGCGAACAATGGCTCCCTTTTTGCGATGGCTAATTAAGTTAGGTAAACCCCAGTTAGCGTTAGAAGTTGCCCGAATTTTTCTCAACTGGTACAACGTCAAGGGAGTTTATGCAGCTTATGCGGAAGCTAATAAATATCAACAAACTTAA
- the rpsB gene encoding 30S ribosomal protein S2, with protein MPVVSLAQMMESGVHFGHQTRRWNPKMSPYIYTSRNGVHIIDLVQTAQLMDNAYNYMRSQSEQGKKFLFVGTKRQAAGIIAQEAARCGSHYINQRWLGGMLTNWATIKTRADRLKDLERREENGALDLLPKKEASMLRREMTKLQKYLGGIKNMRKVPDVVVIVDQRREYNAVQECQKLGLPIVSMLDTNCDPDVVDIPIPANDDAIRSIKLIVGKLADAIYEGRGGTLEGEDDYEDYDGSEYDDDYDESEYAQGSSDESSDE; from the coding sequence ATGCCAGTAGTTTCATTGGCTCAAATGATGGAGTCAGGGGTACATTTCGGGCATCAAACCCGACGTTGGAACCCAAAAATGTCTCCGTACATTTATACTTCCCGCAATGGCGTACACATCATCGACTTGGTGCAGACTGCTCAGTTGATGGATAATGCGTATAACTATATGCGATCGCAGTCGGAGCAAGGGAAAAAATTCCTCTTCGTTGGTACTAAGCGCCAAGCAGCCGGAATTATTGCCCAAGAAGCGGCTCGTTGTGGCTCTCACTACATTAACCAACGTTGGTTGGGTGGAATGCTCACCAACTGGGCAACCATCAAAACCAGAGCCGACCGTCTCAAAGATTTGGAACGCCGCGAAGAAAACGGCGCACTAGATTTATTACCCAAAAAAGAAGCTTCAATGTTGCGTCGAGAGATGACGAAGCTGCAAAAATACCTGGGTGGTATTAAGAATATGCGGAAAGTCCCCGATGTAGTGGTGATTGTAGACCAACGGCGCGAATATAATGCAGTTCAAGAATGCCAAAAACTGGGATTGCCAATTGTGTCTATGCTAGATACAAACTGTGATCCAGATGTAGTAGATATCCCCATTCCAGCTAACGATGATGCGATCAGATCAATTAAGTTGATCGTGGGCAAATTGGCGGATGCGATTTATGAAGGTCGTGGCGGTACCCTCGAAGGTGAAGACGATTACGAAGACTATGATGGTTCTGAGTATGACGACGACTACGACGAAAGCGAATACGCCCAAGGGTCTAGTGATGAGTCTTCTGATGAATAA